A part of Bacteroidia bacterium genomic DNA contains:
- a CDS encoding sterol desaturase family protein: protein MSLVYANGFLLLLVLTELFVISVYKKEQIPWREVVFNINSGHILMWVLRGVEIGAFHFVSTYWNYHLLADWNYLSIWIFAFIAWDFCFYWLHRFHHKFKFLWAVHVVHHEGEHFSLSLGIRNSWYSSLTSFPFFIGLAIIGVPVEVFIATSSINYFVQFYNHNHLVKNSGWLEKIMITPAHHRVHHGLNPEYIDRNFGGTFIFWDKLFGTFQPEIKTVPIIYGTKKYEKNYDVFWANNLPFLKLFKIPIPQKKEKSRPYFIQDYFIATGGLLIFGLLLYYISIEKICPEDMKLEFFGIIFLGTIANGGISEYKYWGLVLWFINFLVLAPLFILDQHITNPVLLTLFGLLVLHSFWLLTKTKYSD from the coding sequence ATGAGCCTGGTATATGCCAATGGATTTCTGTTACTGCTTGTTCTGACTGAGTTATTTGTTATCTCAGTATATAAAAAAGAACAAATACCCTGGCGAGAAGTCGTTTTTAACATTAATTCCGGACATATATTAATGTGGGTTCTCAGAGGCGTGGAAATCGGGGCATTCCATTTTGTATCAACCTATTGGAACTATCACCTTCTGGCAGACTGGAATTATCTGAGCATTTGGATTTTCGCGTTCATCGCCTGGGATTTTTGTTTCTATTGGCTCCATCGATTTCATCATAAATTCAAATTCCTCTGGGCTGTGCATGTCGTCCATCACGAAGGAGAGCACTTTAGCCTCTCATTAGGCATTCGCAATTCCTGGTATTCATCGCTGACTTCTTTTCCCTTTTTCATAGGATTAGCCATCATCGGAGTTCCTGTTGAAGTATTCATCGCAACATCCAGCATCAACTATTTTGTCCAGTTTTACAACCACAACCATCTGGTAAAAAACAGTGGATGGCTGGAAAAAATCATGATTACCCCCGCACATCATCGTGTTCATCATGGATTAAACCCCGAGTATATAGATCGGAATTTTGGCGGAACTTTTATTTTTTGGGACAAACTATTCGGGACATTCCAACCGGAGATAAAGACGGTTCCGATTATCTATGGAACAAAAAAATATGAAAAAAACTATGATGTCTTTTGGGCTAATAATCTGCCATTTTTGAAGTTATTCAAAATTCCCATACCTCAAAAAAAGGAAAAAAGCCGCCCATATTTTATTCAGGATTATTTTATTGCGACCGGGGGATTGTTGATATTTGGGTTGTTGCTGTATTATATTTCTATAGAAAAAATTTGCCCTGAAGATATGAAACTTGAATTTTTTGGGATTATTTTCCTCGGCACCATTGCCAACGGAGGGATCTCAGAATACAAATATTGGGGCCTTGTTTTGTGGTTTATCAACTTTCTGGTCTTAGCACCGCTCTTCATTCTGGATCAGCACATTACGAATCCTGTGCTGCTAACGCTCTTCGGTCTGTTAGTACTGCATAGTTTCTGGTTGTTGACAAAAACAAAATATTCAGATTAA
- a CDS encoding HEAT repeat domain-containing protein has translation MFNIFKSTEKKLEEAILKLETDLRNNDLRFLVEVMASDEIYSPLLHQRRQTEISSKDYISWYGYRRAEKLESENDKQTLLSFLDDNKLQSKKRHVYFALAHLCKNRTDDQLFNFLMNRLEEEKDPDFKIAILIGIESMDKTASSINIEPIKTLAKGRSRELKIKAICALQKTNDTDVEPLLLKIFEGTKDSHIKNMICTPLETVGSEKSIPVLNKAYKNTRDYILRDGIERTLEEIDKRHSTTKN, from the coding sequence ATGTTCAACATCTTTAAGAGTACCGAAAAAAAGCTTGAGGAAGCAATATTAAAGCTGGAAACAGATTTAAGAAATAATGATTTAAGGTTTCTGGTTGAGGTAATGGCTTCTGATGAAATATATTCTCCACTTTTACACCAGAGGAGACAGACAGAAATCAGTAGCAAAGATTATATTTCGTGGTATGGCTACAGAAGGGCCGAAAAATTGGAATCTGAAAACGACAAACAAACGCTATTATCTTTTCTGGATGATAATAAATTACAATCAAAAAAGAGGCATGTTTACTTTGCACTTGCACATTTGTGTAAAAACAGAACTGATGACCAGCTCTTTAATTTTTTGATGAACAGGTTAGAGGAGGAGAAAGACCCGGACTTCAAAATCGCTATTTTAATTGGAATAGAAAGTATGGATAAAACTGCCAGCTCCATAAATATTGAACCTATCAAAACGTTGGCAAAAGGCAGATCGAGAGAACTCAAAATAAAAGCGATTTGTGCCCTCCAAAAAACCAATGATACAGATGTAGAGCCTTTGTTATTGAAGATTTTTGAGGGCACCAAAGACAGCCATATCAAAAACATGATTTGCACGCCATTAGAAACTGTAGGTTCAGAAAAATCGATCCCAGTTTTAAACAAAGCATATAAAAACACGCGTGATTATATCCTAAGAGATGGTATTGAAAGAACCCTGGAAGAAATAGATAAGAGACATTCTACAACCAAAAATTGA
- the rsmA gene encoding 16S rRNA (adenine(1518)-N(6)/adenine(1519)-N(6))-dimethyltransferase RsmA has protein sequence MQNLKPKKYLGQHFLTDLSVAQKIVGLLSAPPSATVIEIGPGQGVLTAFLFEKYPSLKLLEVDPEAVTYIQTQFAKYSPDIIHQDVLKWNPAENLDAETYFISNLPYNISSPFFFLMLENLAQVKEGVFMIQKEVAERICAGKGSKTYGILSVLLGAYFNLKYEFSVPPHVFRPPPKVMSGVIRMVKKEVLPDVDFPQFKQLVKAAFNQRRKTLRNALKGIELNDFPEKEEWLSLRAEQLSVDDFVRLAREMR, from the coding sequence ATGCAAAATCTCAAACCCAAAAAGTATTTGGGTCAGCATTTTCTCACAGACCTTTCTGTTGCTCAAAAAATAGTAGGTCTGCTCTCTGCACCGCCTTCCGCTACGGTCATTGAGATCGGCCCCGGACAAGGAGTGCTGACAGCATTTTTGTTTGAAAAATATCCTTCACTCAAACTGTTGGAAGTGGATCCTGAGGCCGTAACCTATATCCAGACACAATTTGCGAAGTATTCACCCGACATCATTCATCAGGACGTATTGAAGTGGAATCCTGCCGAAAATCTCGATGCAGAAACCTATTTTATCAGCAACCTTCCCTACAATATCAGTTCGCCTTTTTTCTTTCTGATGCTGGAAAACCTCGCTCAGGTTAAAGAGGGCGTATTTATGATCCAGAAGGAAGTGGCGGAAAGAATTTGCGCAGGCAAAGGTTCCAAAACCTATGGCATTTTGAGTGTATTGCTGGGCGCATACTTCAACCTGAAATACGAGTTTTCCGTGCCGCCACATGTGTTCCGCCCGCCACCCAAGGTCATGAGCGGAGTGATACGGATGGTGAAAAAAGAAGTGCTTCCTGACGTGGATTTTCCACAATTTAAGCAACTGGTGAAAGCAGCGTTTAATCAGCGAAGAAAAACTTTGCGCAATGCGCTGAAGGGGATTGAACTCAACGACTTTCCCGAAAAAGAGGAATGGCTTTCCCTCCGGGCGGAGCAGTTGAGTGTGGATGATTTTGTCAGGCTGGCAAGGGAAATGCGTTAG
- a CDS encoding sodium:proton antiporter: MSIYFALTILICLSAGFAYVNQRFLKLPFVIGLFFLSTILSLVVISSKLWLNIPIDEVKSYVEHANIDKILLDILLGFLLFAGALQTNWSNLKEQINSIATFALGGVLLSTILIATLFYGLTLLFSLEVGYIYCLIFGALISPTDPIAVLGILTKANVPKKTEYTIVGESLFNDGVGVVVFIALLDTLSLGTFSFSHFAVLFIQEAFGGIIMGLVMGYFLYLLLKSVDHYETEILLTLAFVMAGYTFCNYLHLSGALSMVVMGLMVGNFRQDIAMSDTTQEYIHKFWELVDVILNAVLFILIAFVLIVIDFEVKYFFVGLLSIFVVLISRVCVVYLPHLAFPKLLKLTNKEAQIISWGGLRGGLSLALVLSLPGSEAKNILLVATYLCVLFSIIVQGLTIERLAKRA; the protein is encoded by the coding sequence ATGAGTATATATTTCGCTTTAACTATTCTCATCTGCCTGTCGGCAGGATTTGCTTATGTAAACCAGCGGTTCCTGAAACTGCCATTTGTAATCGGGCTGTTTTTCTTATCGACCATTCTGTCGTTAGTGGTGATCAGTTCAAAACTATGGTTAAACATTCCCATTGATGAAGTCAAATCATATGTTGAACATGCCAATATTGACAAAATCCTTCTCGATATCCTTTTAGGATTTTTACTTTTTGCGGGGGCATTGCAGACCAACTGGAGCAATCTCAAAGAACAGATCAATTCCATAGCCACATTTGCCTTAGGGGGCGTTTTACTTTCGACAATCCTGATTGCTACGCTTTTCTACGGATTAACGCTGCTATTCAGCCTGGAGGTTGGTTATATTTATTGTTTGATTTTCGGAGCCTTAATTTCCCCTACTGACCCCATAGCGGTTTTAGGAATTCTGACCAAAGCCAATGTTCCTAAAAAAACAGAATACACCATTGTTGGCGAAAGTTTATTTAATGACGGGGTAGGCGTTGTCGTTTTCATTGCCTTGCTGGACACATTGTCGCTGGGAACTTTTAGTTTTTCGCATTTCGCAGTACTGTTTATCCAGGAAGCTTTTGGTGGCATTATCATGGGATTGGTCATGGGCTATTTCCTGTATTTACTGTTAAAATCCGTTGACCATTATGAAACAGAAATTTTATTGACCCTGGCTTTTGTGATGGCAGGCTATACTTTCTGCAATTATTTGCACCTTTCGGGGGCATTGTCAATGGTTGTCATGGGGTTGATGGTTGGAAATTTCAGGCAGGATATCGCCATGAGCGACACAACACAAGAATATATCCATAAGTTTTGGGAGTTAGTGGATGTAATTCTCAACGCAGTTTTGTTCATACTCATCGCTTTTGTACTTATCGTTATAGACTTTGAGGTAAAATATTTTTTCGTGGGGCTGCTTTCAATTTTTGTGGTTTTAATTTCGCGGGTTTGTGTGGTTTATCTGCCACATCTGGCATTTCCAAAACTTCTAAAATTGACAAATAAAGAAGCCCAGATCATCAGTTGGGGCGGTTTGAGGGGCGGGCTTTCGCTGGCTCTGGTCTTATCTTTGCCGGGCAGTGAAGCAAAAAACATCCTGTTGGTCGCGACCTATCTTTGTGTATTGTTTAGTATAATCGTACAAGGGCTGACAATAGAAAGACTCGCGAAACGAGCTTGA
- a CDS encoding SRPBCC family protein codes for MKFKESIIIEMPAKKVFKFLSNYRSHKQFSSTYREAKQVTEGKMEEGVELFTKSFFLGRKIETNSTVIRFVPEKEIKYKSTSGPVPLEVQFLLDEEGETTRVTLNYQIEPGGFFQLGETFLRPRIGQELEATMRNLKMILEAKAS; via the coding sequence ATGAAATTTAAGGAAAGTATTATCATTGAAATGCCTGCTAAAAAAGTATTTAAGTTCCTGAGCAACTACAGGAGCCATAAACAATTTAGCAGTACCTATAGGGAAGCCAAGCAGGTCACAGAAGGGAAAATGGAGGAAGGGGTTGAGTTATTTACCAAGTCATTTTTTTTAGGTAGAAAGATAGAAACCAATAGTACGGTGATTCGCTTTGTCCCTGAAAAGGAAATAAAGTATAAATCGACCTCGGGCCCTGTGCCACTGGAAGTGCAGTTCCTCCTCGATGAAGAAGGGGAGACAACCCGCGTCACCCTAAACTACCAGATTGAGCCGGGTGGCTTTTTCCAGTTGGGTGAAACCTTCCTGCGTCCGCGTATCGGACAGGAACTGGAAGCGACTATGCGAAACCTGAAAATGATACTTGAAGCAAAAGCTTCCTGA
- a CDS encoding VWA domain-containing protein → MKLRSGKILVLVLSFTAIACLHARPAPITTEMMQAFNRYPDYLNTCVQDLWLTHKQFETFNLQLNQYYFQRFENGLGENNQVVLMTFPDELIRENSQVVRELMASSRFFVPSDQERLNARVAEIQLIFARLRAISSKLKAFSQNANSYSLDQVKSMYDLLDETSVLFEDFNIIKGNLYFELEQIYKSYQAPDRWSPWVIASGELQYLTALSHKMLDAVRVDNPQVLREVLPEMERALGRALSRQRAIMKDIEPRPESSYDPYLRYREVIIQARTIADATREFLDNPQIDSRYEILGKGYYYFNYRFVNKYSAEGQGLIHQYNRFITLSDAPLLKAVAEANIFRSIPPGALPVQFAGRNLTFLLDISGSMDRSDKLPVFRQAFVYLLEQLSPSDYVSIITYSGNANVVLPVTSVADKKEILAALHKVEVKGESKPDEGFMLAYKEAARGFLKNGDNRVVMISDGGFEISASLRKLIAENSVGKISLDAFYFGHSESVVRTRLSGLARLGNGTYAPIPAQGAPAVFSRYILGK, encoded by the coding sequence ATGAAACTGAGGAGTGGAAAAATACTGGTTCTTGTATTATCTTTTACCGCCATAGCCTGTCTTCATGCACGGCCTGCACCTATTACCACAGAGATGATGCAGGCATTCAACCGGTATCCCGACTACCTCAATACCTGTGTACAGGATCTCTGGCTTACTCACAAGCAATTCGAAACATTTAATCTTCAGTTGAATCAGTATTATTTCCAGCGGTTTGAAAATGGTTTGGGTGAAAACAACCAGGTAGTATTGATGACTTTTCCCGATGAGTTGATTCGCGAAAACTCACAGGTGGTACGGGAGCTGATGGCTTCCTCTCGTTTTTTTGTGCCATCAGATCAGGAACGGCTCAATGCGCGTGTGGCAGAGATTCAGCTGATTTTTGCGCGCCTTCGTGCGATATCTTCGAAGCTGAAGGCATTTTCGCAAAATGCGAACAGCTACTCTCTGGATCAGGTAAAATCGATGTATGATCTTTTGGATGAGACCAGTGTCTTGTTTGAAGACTTTAACATAATCAAAGGCAATCTCTATTTTGAACTGGAACAAATCTACAAAAGCTATCAGGCGCCCGACCGTTGGAGCCCGTGGGTTATTGCTTCCGGAGAACTTCAATACCTCACGGCACTGAGCCACAAAATGCTTGATGCAGTACGGGTGGACAATCCGCAGGTGTTGCGCGAAGTTCTCCCTGAAATGGAGCGCGCCCTTGGAAGAGCGCTTTCCCGCCAGCGGGCAATCATGAAGGATATCGAGCCACGGCCGGAAAGTAGTTATGATCCATATCTGCGGTATCGGGAAGTGATAATCCAGGCAAGGACAATCGCTGATGCTACCCGCGAATTTTTGGACAATCCGCAGATCGATTCCCGATACGAGATTTTAGGGAAAGGGTATTATTATTTCAACTATCGGTTTGTCAACAAATACAGTGCGGAAGGGCAGGGGTTGATTCATCAGTACAACCGGTTTATTACCCTTTCCGATGCACCGTTATTAAAGGCGGTAGCCGAAGCCAATATTTTTCGTTCGATTCCTCCCGGTGCCTTGCCCGTGCAGTTTGCCGGACGGAACCTGACCTTTTTACTGGATATTTCAGGGTCTATGGACAGGTCTGATAAACTTCCCGTATTCAGGCAGGCCTTTGTATATTTACTGGAGCAACTTTCTCCTTCGGATTATGTGTCGATCATCACCTATTCGGGAAATGCGAATGTCGTGCTTCCTGTTACTTCCGTAGCGGATAAGAAGGAAATTCTGGCAGCACTGCATAAGGTCGAAGTAAAGGGCGAGAGCAAACCCGATGAAGGATTTATGTTGGCATATAAGGAAGCGGCGAGAGGATTTTTGAAAAATGGAGACAACCGGGTTGTGATGATTTCTGACGGAGGTTTTGAGATTTCGGCTTCACTGAGAAAATTGATTGCAGAGAATAGTGTGGGCAAAATATCACTTGATGCATTCTATTTCGGGCATAGCGAGTCCGTCGTAAGAACCCGGTTGAGCGGCCTTGCCCGGCTGGGCAACGGGACGTATGCACCCATACCGGCTCAAGGTGCCCCGGCAGTATTTTCGCGGTACATTTTAGGGAAATGA
- the pdxA gene encoding 4-hydroxythreonine-4-phosphate dehydrogenase PdxA gives MSNNPNDKLRIGITIGDVSGIGPELVLKAFQDQRLKDQFIPILYGSSKVLNIYRKALEINKFNYNIVQKASQAHAGRLNLIEVGDDSDRFEIGKPSEAGALIAYQALKSAIEDAQHQEIDALVTLPVDKSLIQQHHAGFTGHTEMLAEAFNVDDNLMLMVWDGLRVGLVTNHVPIQDVSRNISKERIIRKVMLLNESLQYDFNIPKPMIAVLGLNPHAGDNGLIGPEEREIIMPALEELSAKGIFVSGPYPADGFFGSMTYKRFDGVIAMYHDQGLTPFKLLAGYEGVNYTAGIPLVRTSPDHGVAFDIAGKNIADPASLYQSIFVAMDVFRNRTENAELRANALVMGKNYVRERLDGDYEE, from the coding sequence ATGAGCAACAATCCTAACGATAAACTTCGCATTGGCATTACCATCGGTGATGTCAGTGGCATTGGCCCCGAACTTGTCCTGAAAGCTTTTCAGGATCAACGCCTCAAAGACCAGTTTATACCCATTCTCTATGGTTCTTCCAAGGTTCTGAACATCTACCGTAAGGCGCTGGAAATCAATAAGTTTAATTATAACATTGTCCAGAAAGCCAGCCAGGCTCATGCCGGTCGACTCAATCTTATTGAGGTCGGTGATGACTCCGATCGCTTTGAAATCGGCAAACCTTCCGAAGCCGGTGCTCTCATCGCCTATCAGGCGCTGAAAAGTGCCATCGAAGATGCACAACATCAGGAAATCGATGCGCTCGTAACGCTTCCGGTGGACAAGTCGCTTATTCAGCAACATCATGCGGGTTTTACCGGTCATACGGAAATGCTCGCCGAGGCTTTTAATGTGGATGATAATCTTATGCTCATGGTATGGGACGGCCTGCGTGTCGGGCTTGTGACCAATCATGTCCCCATCCAGGATGTTTCCCGCAATATCTCCAAAGAGCGGATCATCCGTAAAGTTATGCTCCTGAATGAGTCCCTTCAATATGATTTCAATATTCCCAAACCGATGATTGCTGTCCTCGGACTCAATCCGCATGCGGGTGATAATGGTCTTATTGGCCCTGAAGAACGTGAAATCATTATGCCAGCGCTCGAAGAACTGAGTGCCAAAGGCATTTTTGTCTCCGGCCCATATCCCGCCGATGGATTTTTTGGTTCGATGACCTATAAAAGATTTGATGGTGTGATCGCTATGTACCACGACCAGGGGCTTACGCCTTTCAAGCTTCTGGCTGGTTATGAAGGGGTGAATTACACGGCGGGTATTCCTTTGGTGCGCACTTCACCTGACCACGGTGTGGCGTTTGATATTGCCGGGAAAAATATAGCCGATCCTGCCAGTCTGTATCAGTCCATTTTTGTAGCGATGGATGTGTTTCGCAACCGCACGGAAAATGCAGAACTTCGCGCAAATGCGCTGGTTATGGGCAAAAACTATGTTCGCGAAAGACTGGACGGCGATTACGAAGAATAA
- the gmk gene encoding guanylate kinase, whose protein sequence is MEFRKGTVFIISAPSGAGKTTLVNRVLNHFEGFSFSISATTRPARDYEHDGVHYYFITEEDFRKRIAAGDFLEWEEVYQGRLYGTLKAEVDRILAAGNHPIFDVDVEGGLNIKKHYGEDAVAIFISPPSLQALEDRLRQRGSDSETEINRRLAKAEREMGYRDRFDFVVINDDLERATETLFEIVRTHI, encoded by the coding sequence ATGGAATTCAGAAAAGGAACTGTATTTATCATATCTGCTCCCAGCGGCGCGGGAAAAACCACGCTTGTCAACCGTGTGCTAAATCATTTTGAAGGATTTTCATTCTCTATCTCTGCGACTACACGCCCGGCCAGAGACTACGAGCATGACGGTGTACACTATTATTTTATCACAGAAGAAGATTTTCGCAAAAGGATCGCTGCAGGAGATTTTCTCGAATGGGAAGAAGTGTATCAGGGACGTCTGTACGGAACGCTGAAAGCCGAGGTAGACAGAATCCTCGCAGCAGGAAACCATCCGATATTTGATGTAGATGTGGAAGGTGGGTTGAATATAAAAAAACACTATGGGGAGGACGCGGTGGCTATTTTTATCAGTCCGCCATCTCTTCAGGCACTCGAAGACCGGCTACGGCAACGAGGGTCAGATAGCGAAACGGAAATCAACCGGAGGCTGGCAAAGGCAGAACGCGAGATGGGCTACCGTGATCGCTTTGATTTTGTTGTGATCAATGATGATCTGGAAAGGGCAACCGAAACTTTGTTTGAAATCGTTCGCACTCATATTTAA
- the nadD gene encoding nicotinate (nicotinamide) nucleotide adenylyltransferase, whose translation MNIGLFFGSFNPIHHGHLILAQTALNQTDLDYVWFVVSPQNPLKKKSNLLQEYDRLKMVELSVEGNTRMLASNVEFSMPKPSYTIDTLTHLADKYRSYKFSIIMGQDNLQFLHKWKNFEAILKYYRIFVYPRVGEIHSPFDDHPNVHWFEAPLLNISATYIRQTIQDGKSVRYMVPDPVWEYMEASGIYR comes from the coding sequence ATGAACATCGGCCTGTTTTTTGGTTCATTTAATCCCATTCATCACGGACATCTGATTCTTGCGCAGACTGCACTCAATCAGACTGACCTCGACTATGTGTGGTTTGTGGTTTCTCCCCAAAATCCATTGAAGAAAAAGAGTAATCTTTTACAGGAATACGATCGCCTGAAAATGGTGGAACTTTCCGTCGAAGGAAATACCCGGATGCTGGCTTCGAATGTAGAATTTTCCATGCCCAAGCCCTCCTATACCATTGATACACTGACACATCTGGCCGACAAATACCGGTCTTACAAATTTTCCATTATTATGGGGCAGGACAACCTTCAGTTTCTGCATAAATGGAAAAACTTTGAAGCGATCCTCAAATACTACCGCATATTTGTGTATCCAAGGGTAGGCGAAATACACTCTCCGTTTGACGACCACCCCAATGTACATTGGTTTGAAGCGCCCCTTCTCAATATTTCTGCCACCTATATCCGGCAGACGATCCAGGATGGAAAATCCGTAAGGTACATGGTTCCCGACCCGGTATGGGAATATATGGAAGCCTCAGGTATTTACCGATGA
- a CDS encoding class I SAM-dependent methyltransferase — protein MRDYFRGQLSAMVRVFSDLAEEDYIPVKYLFRSYSLMPEWEKKALEECRGSVLDIGAGAGSHSLELQNMGLEVTALDISPGAVEIMQQRGLKNVTHGNIWEITGQTFDTLLMLMNGIGIVGDLKGLNRFLEFVRRLLKPGGQLLMDSSDIAYLFEGENTAPPNPVYYGIISYQMAYKKTLGETFDWLYIDFPRLSRHARAHGFQCELLTNGPHFEYLARLTPVEKKLEP, from the coding sequence ATGCGGGATTACTTTCGTGGACAACTCTCCGCGATGGTTCGTGTATTTTCAGATCTTGCCGAAGAAGATTATATCCCCGTGAAATATTTGTTTCGCAGCTATTCACTTATGCCTGAGTGGGAGAAAAAAGCATTGGAGGAATGTCGGGGAAGTGTTCTGGACATCGGTGCGGGAGCAGGCAGTCATTCGCTGGAGCTACAGAATATGGGGCTGGAAGTCACGGCATTGGATATCTCACCGGGAGCGGTGGAAATCATGCAGCAACGCGGCCTGAAAAATGTAACACACGGCAATATCTGGGAAATAACCGGGCAGACATTTGATACCCTGTTGATGTTGATGAATGGCATAGGGATCGTGGGCGATCTGAAGGGGCTTAACCGGTTTCTGGAATTTGTTCGCCGCCTTTTGAAACCCGGGGGGCAACTGTTGATGGATTCCTCAGATATCGCATATCTTTTTGAAGGAGAAAACACCGCGCCACCTAATCCGGTTTATTACGGAATCATCTCGTATCAGATGGCCTATAAAAAGACTTTGGGAGAAACTTTTGACTGGTTGTACATCGATTTTCCTCGCTTGTCGCGGCATGCCCGGGCACATGGATTTCAATGTGAACTTCTGACAAACGGCCCCCATTTTGAGTACCTTGCCAGGCTTACGCCTGTGGAGAAGAAATTAGAACCTTAA